The following coding sequences are from one Panicum hallii strain FIL2 chromosome 5, PHallii_v3.1, whole genome shotgun sequence window:
- the LOC112895445 gene encoding transcription repressor OFP2-like encodes MHHGGGGGGRSSSRLRDRLARMFRPASLLRSTCNTTASACSSSSSSTVTPGAAASSKAPPPPASACSSSRALLAADAAVARDGRDFLLASSRRDLAAAPVGRTESFSTAVDRLNRRAGAAPPSRFSVDAPPLLETSAKDKSPREYRLGGKNNSSDKMKMKLLSNPYGFSTSDDDDDDAHSDVFSSDAEDLAGRGGAAKKLTSESAETFFCSSRSFSSDSSEFYTNKKKTKTRRSPAAASSKPPPPKPPKQQRGQAAGSRRHRRAASSACDTCGVRDGFRPVVCAAEEQVRKGFAVVKRSRDPYADFRSSMVEMIVGRQLFGAPDMERLLRSYLSLNAPRHHPVILQAFSDIWVVVHGG; translated from the coding sequence ATgcaccacggcggcggcgggggagggaggAGCAGCAGCCGCCTCCGGGACCGCCTGGCCCGGATGTTCCGCCCGGCCTCGCTGCTCCGCTCCACCTGCAACACCACCGCCTCCGCCtgctcatcctcctcctcctccactgtCACCCCGGGCGCCGCGGCGTCCTCcaaggcgccgccgccgccggcctccgcgtGCTCCTCCAGCCGGGCGCTGCTCGCCGCGGACGCCGCCGTCGCGCGCGACGGCAGGGACTTTTTGCTCGCCTCGTCACGCCGCGACCTCGCCGCGGCGCCCGTCGGCCGCACCGAGTCCTTCTCCACCGCCGTCGACCGCCTCAACCGCCGCGCCggtgccgcgccgccgtcgcgcttCTCCGtcgacgcgccgccgctgctggaGACCAGCGCCAAGGACAAGAGCCCTCGCGAGTACCGCCTCGGCGGCAAGAATAACAGCAGCGACAAGATGAAGATGAAGCTGCTCTCCAACCCCTACGGCTTCAGCACctcggacgacgacgacgacgacgcccaCAGCGACGTCTTCAGCAGCGACGCCGAGGACCTCGCCGGCCGTGGCGGGGCCGCCAAGAAGCTGACAAGCGAGTCGGCGGAGACATTCTTCTGCTCCTCGCGGAGCTTCTCCTCCGACTCCTCCGAGTTCTACACCAACAAGAAGAAGACCAAGACCAGGAGGTCCCCCGCAGCCGCCTCCagcaagccgccgccgcccaaacCTCCGAAGCAGCAGCGGGGCCAGGCCGCCGGCAGCAGGCGCCACCGCCGCGCGGCGAGCAGCGCCTGCGACACGTGCGGCGTCCGGGACGGCTTCCGCCCGGTCGTGTGCGCGGCGGAGGAGCAGGTGCGCAAGGGCTTCGCGGTGGTGAAGCGGTCGCGGGACCCCTACGCGGACTTCCGCTCCTCCATGGTGGAGATGATCGTGGGGCGGCAGCTCTTCGGCGCGCCGGACATGGAGCGCCTGCTGCGCTCCTACCTCTCCCTCAATGCGCCGCGCCACCACCCCGTCATCCTCCAGGCCTTCTCCGACATCTGGGTCGTCGTCCACGGCGGCTAG